Below is a window of Struthio camelus isolate bStrCam1 chromosome 14, bStrCam1.hap1, whole genome shotgun sequence DNA.
GGGCGGCAAGGAAGGAGCATCCCAGTTTTAAGCCCCACAGCCCAGGTTGGGGCTGGGCCCTTGAAGTGATGTCACTGTCCGTCCCAGAGCTGGCTCGGGGAGCCATTCTCCACGCAGGCCAGGTAACGGTCATAGTTCTCCTCACACCTCTGCACACAGCGGAGGAAATAGTTCTCATCAGCAATGGCCTCCAGGAGATGGGTCTGCACCAGGCAAATATCATACAGCTCTGAAGTGGGAGCACAccgagggctgctgctgccccgcTCTGAAAACAcctgcagggagagagcagaaCACGGCACAGAAGCACTCGGCCTCCGCCAGCAGCAGGGCCACGGCCGTGCCCAGAGCCCGGCAGCAAAGCACACCTCCTGCTGTGTGTCGCACTAGCGGTGATCCCGCCTTCCTCTTTTGCCAGGCACTTCCACAATAACTGTGTGAACATCTTGCAAAGCAAGACGGTGACAGAGGGCACGAGCTCCTATTTTCACTCTAGTGGTAGAAGATTAAGTTTCTCCAGATTTCCTCTCTCTGCCACAAAGGCCAGAGTCTCACTTTGGCTCAGAACTGAGTCCTCACAACATGTGGCAGGGCCTCCCCTAAGGAAAGGGCCACACCACACAGCTGGAAGAAAACCACACTCTGAAGCAGCCAACTCCAGGAAAACCTCTGCCGACAGCTCTGCCTTTATCAAACGAGGCTGTCACTGGAGCAGGTGCAGCCACACGGCAGAGGAGGGGCAGCGAGTTTAACTTCTGGTCTTTACCCTGTTCTGCCTAAGGCCACCTGGTGAACGGTTTCCCTCACAGCActgtcctgctctgctgctgtcactgacacagagggacagccctgcagagctggtgACACAGGGAGAGAGGAAGCCGGCGTTAGCCTTCTGCACGTACCGCTGCAGGACAGCCAGAGTCCTGACAACAGAAATGAGCCCTGCTGGCAAGATGCTCAGCTGCCATTCAGATCCCAGCTAAGTCTGCTGCCAAGATAATTTGATCCTACCTGTCTGATCTGGTGTCAGGGAGAGCCCCAAGGGGCCCGAGGTTATCTTCACAGATGCCCTGAGACAAACCGAGCTGCTCAACTGACCCACAGATGGCTAAGGGAGGAACTCCTTGATCAGGAAAACAGCCCAAAGCTGAAATTCAGCAAGCGGAGTCGAGTGAGCCATGCTCTTTGACTGCTGCAGAcacgcagagcagcagctgctgcaagcagaGGCCTGAGGCTCTTAGCAGAGCCTTCTGCATTAATTCACTTGAAACAGCCCCGACACAGACTGAAACCTTCCTCCTAACAGGCCTGCTCTGGGCAGTGACAACTCGCATCACCAGCTACACATCCAGTAACTGAGACAGCTCGTATGCAAGTGAATGTCCAAATGGCGTCCTTCCCCTTGCCACTCCTCGGGTGCCCAGTAATCGCTGCAGACCGTTCACAAGCCGCTGCACGCTTCTTTCCTCCATGCTATCTCCTCCTCGATGGAAACGGACCAGGAGTTCAGACTCGCCggcagagctgcagctcttgttcAAGCATCAAGAGCTGTCCAACTGCCAACCGCGTTTCTGTCTGCATTAACGCTCCCGTCCGCAAACATGCTCCAGCACAAACGTTGCCCTTTAAATATTGTGCCACAAATGAGGTTCAGCCACACGCAGGGGCTGGCTGGCCTGCTGCTGGGTTCCAGCAGGGAGCGGGGATGACTCACCCCAGCTGAGCAGCGGAGCTGACAGCAAGCACAGGCCAGGAACACCTGCTGTTTTGTGCTGACAGCCCACTTCTTCCTCCCCACTGACAGCCCTGAGCATCATTCCCACTGGTTCTAATCTCTTGGGCTGTAGCGACACCAGGGCTAAGCCTTGATCCCCCTTTGCATCAGTATGAGAGGGCAAAAGGGAACAAAGCGTGCCTGAACTAACCAGGAACACGCTCCGGCCAGGGCAGCTAGTACCCGAGGGGTGTTCAGCCACGTACCTGGGGGTGAACAATGGTGTCTGTGTCATCCAGCCGGATGTTGTCATCAATAAAAATGTGTTGAACACTGGGATCATGAGGGTCTATCCACAGGGGCTTTCCACCCTGGGAAGAGAACTGATTTCTGGCCCACCTGAAACAGCAAGCAGGACAGCAAACAGTCAGGGAAGGACACCACAACAGCTCACACGCAAAGCTGGGCAAATCAGCTCGCTCCTTAGAGCCAGGAAACTGGGCACAGACAGTCCTGTCCCTCTGCCTACTGGTGCTTCTCCAGAGAAGCATTTTGCAGCCAGATGATGCATTAGAGGGTgtttggaaaaaaggaagaggggcACAAGGGGATGGAGATCCGATGAAAGACATAAGAGCCTAGTTAGTCTCTCTATGGCAAAATGAGGAAGACAGACAGAAattatggggggggaggggcccgCACAGAAGCCATGACAAGGTGAAGACCTCAAAACCAGGAGCTATCTCTCAGAGAatcagaggagaggagaagatggCGAATTCACTTCTTCAGCAGTCTGTTTCTCACCAGTCAAAGTGGTCTTGGAAGCCTCCAATTCCCTCAAAAGAGCTGAAGTAATTGTAAAGCTTTCTTCCATCTTCCCGGGTAGAAAGTCGCTCTGATCCCCTGCTCAGCACAACCTCTCGCTTACCGCAGCGTATTTGGCCAGGAGTGAGGTCCACAGAGAGCTGCAGCATCATTGAAAGCAAGAGAAGATGAAAGGTTTCCAAAGCAGACAGATTGTTTAGTGCATTGTCACAGACAACAAACGGCAGGCTAGAGACTCCTCATGACAGCGTGGGAGGAcagcactggggaaaaaacaaggaGAGATAAAGAACCTGTATAACTTAAAAGCTTCTCCTCCTCTGGGGAATCAACAAGGAGCTACTCGCTCCTCCCATTTCAGACTCTGTTCCTTGTCAACTCTCTGAGAAACAACTGAAGTGACTCCTCAACCCTGATACTAGCACTCCTGTCCAGGATCCTGCAAGTGTGGGAGAGCACAGCTGTGATCAGCTCCAACCAAGGGAGTCCTCTTCTGCTACAAAGGCTGCCTCTCTGTGGGAAGGGATGCTCTAACCTGGGATACCGTGAGAGGAGGAGACCCTTCCCACACAACACATGCCATTAGTGACCAAAAACAGCACAGAATTCACAAGCACACATGCTCCCCCCCAGCTAAACAAGCTCTTCCTCAGAAGCTGGATGCGTTTCTTCTTAGCAGAGGCCAGCGTTTTAAAAAGGCACGTAGGCTAAGCGGATTGAGACTAGCCCAGCCTGGGGAGTTCAAGGCAGGACACTGTGAATATCACGGAAAGATTTCTGCCCTGCTCCGGCAGCTCGGCCCTCAGGCCGCACTCACCGCCACATCCCGCAGGCCGGGGAACTGGGGGTGCTGCCCCGCCAGGGCGCAGTGCACAGCGCGCAGGGCGCGAGGCAGGTCCGTGCCGAAGGTTCTGAAGACAACAGCGAACGACCTCCCCTCGCGGTGCAGGGTGTCCACGAGGCGGAAGAAGGAGGGCAGGATTAAGTGGTAGTGCTTGTTCTCCTCGCCCTGAGCGGAGAACACCTTGTGAGGCTTGCCCGGCCACTCTAGGAGCTGCAGGTGGTGCGCGTGGAGGCCGCCGAAGCGCTGGCCCGGGCCCAGCTCGGTGAAGGCAGGGTCGCGGCCGTACCGGCAGTAGTAGCTGACTGCGCccgggcaggggggtcccagcgaAGGGCGGTCACTCGCCCACTGCCACTCGCCTGAAAGAGAGAAGACGGTGCTCAGCAGTGGGGCCCGCGGACACCCGCTGGCGGAGCGACTGCGGGTCCCGACGTGGCTGagcccctggacccccccccccggcagggtcCCCGGTGTCCGGGGGGTCCCGGAGCAGGGGAGCCCCCGGGAAGGCTCTCAGCCTGGCCCcgccatcccggggcaccagctcctgcagcgagggggagggcgggccGGGGCCTGGCGGGGCCCCGGAaggggccgagccccggggaaggccccggccctgccgccgggcggggcgggtgCGGGCTCACcggcgggcccggcgccgccccaGGTGACGGTGCTGAGGAAGCTGTTCAGCGCGGCCCGCGGGCCCTGCCCCGACACCGCGTCCGCCGCCACCACCGTGTTGTTGAGGTCCACGTGCAGCaccagccgccgccgcgccgcccgcccgctcatggcgccggcgccggcaccggcaccgggccgcgccgccgtTGCCTGGATACGGCACCGCTTCCGGCGCGCCacttccgccgccgccgccccgcgcggcgccccctgccggcgcggcggggggcggggccgggggcggggcggggggcggggcggggcctgagcgtgggcggggccaggcgcggggggcgcgcggccggaggcgccgcggcggggcgcggggggtcAGCGGCGGGGGCGGAAGCGGAAGCGGaagcgggcgcgggcggcccttCCGGCGCTCCGCGGGCGGCCATGTTGGAACGGCGGTGGCAGCGCAGCGGCGGGTGCGGGTCTCGCGGCGGCCGGTAGGTTGGGGCCGGCGGTGCCCGGGCCCCGCTCTCCCGAGCGGGGGCGCTGCCGAGCCGCCCGACGGGACGGTCCCCGGGCGCTGGAGGCGGCGCCGAGGGCCCCGCTCCGGCTACCGCGCCGCGGGCCCGGCAGCCGGCGCGGGGGCCGAGCGGGGGAAGCCGCACCCGCTGTCTGCACCAAacacctccccgcaaccccccttcctccccccccccagcgagGTCaccggccccgcgggagccggtGGGCCGAGGGCGGCCGGTCAGGTGTCGCCGTGCTGGGCCGAGCCTAGGGCGAGGGGCGGGCAGCCGGGAAGGGGCATCTCCTCcccggggtggggcgggccgggAGGAGAGACCGAGCCAGGAGGCTGCTTGCCCGTGGGCGGCCTCCGGGGAGCCCTCCTCGGTGTCCCCGCCAACCTCCGTGGGCTCGTCTCGGCGGGCTGTCGCAGCCCGGCTCCTCGGTGTCATGCCTGCTCGGCCCTCCCGTGCGCCCGGCGAAGTGTTGTGGAGCCCGCCCTTTCCTCCCGGCCTTGGGCTCTGGTCCTGAGCGCTCAGACAGCTCAGCCTGGCCTGGCAGAGCTGGAGCGTTGCGTAAGGGTTCGTCCTGTCAGCGCTTCACTTGCGGGGCAGCTGCATCGGTATCAGGAGTGTTGTGGGTACGTGGCCCTTTGGCGCTTTTGCTAGGGCATGCCCTCAGATAATGTATTAACTGAGCAAACTGGCTTTTGGCTGGATAAGATATCTCAATGTGTGTCTGTTTATAGCCGCCTTCCTTTCATACCATGTGTTACATTGCACACTACAGGAACATGTGGACGGCAGTTGCCACGAACGTCAGATCCCAGCCCGGCTGACATAGAAATACTTGCTAAGCTGTCCGTTCCTGGGCTTGGTGCAGCCTGAAGTTCCTGGCAGAAGATAATGTATTTTGCTGTCTGTTGAAAGCAGGTTGACAGTTGTGCCTCCTCCCTCTCTACCAGATCAGAATTGAGCTTTTGTATCCTCGCTTGCTTCACTCTGCCTAGTTCTTCTTGTTCGTTTTCGAGGTGGCAAATCTCACATCTAGCCAGTGATGCCAGCTTCAGCGCTGTCGGAGTgctttctttcctgcctcccctcatCTGTGGGAGATGCCCCGAGTGCTGCAAAGCAATTGCGTTATCCTTCTCCAAATCCCTCTTCTGCTGCGACGTCTACAGAACGCTTGATGGAGTCGAGCCCGCCGCATGGAACCTGTTACCCACCTGCtgacctgtgctgcccccttggGATCCCTTTCTCGGCTTTGAGCTTAAGCTATAGGCTTGTGTCTTCTCTCCGAACCGTTCGTGGCAGCACGGGTACCTCGTCCACAACTGGCTCTCCCGGGCTCTGTGGCTGCAGAATTATTGGCGCTCTGGAGAGAACTTGAGATACAAGCAGTTCCTCACTCTGTCTGCTCAGGTGCTAATTTTCCAGTCATGACTTTCTCATCTGCGTCCTGCCTTCTTTCATAGTGTCTCTGAGACCTTCGACGTTTCTCTGAAAAAGGTTGTTCGCTGAACACTCCTGATGAGGTTAAGAAGCTAAAGACTTTATAACCTCTTGCCACTGCTTCCAGCTGTGGAGTTGGCTGGGCAGCCAGCTCAGCGTGAGATAGTTTGAGTTCTCCCCGGTTCCTGCCTGGGCTCctcttcagcttcctttttttttaaagtagtggTTAGTGCTTCTGTCCCAGCCTGTAGGGGTGAGCTGAGTGTCATCCCTCAGGCCATTGTATGCATGGCTCTGGTGATATCTGCttcctgcttgctgctgctcttgaATTTCCTACTTCCTGCTCATTTGGCAGTAGGTGTCCTTCAGTCAACAGCAGTTTGCTGTGACAGCGAGTTGTAGACCATTgttcaaagacaggaaaaacaagGGATGGAGTTGTATTTCCACAGTACTTGGCATCAATGAAGCACGACTGAAATAGCCTCCAGCTTTGCTGTCGGTTCTTCAGAAGGATGCTGCAAATTTGGCAGGGACTCAAAATCAATTTTGACTAGAATCAGATAGACAGCTGGAAAATTGAACATGACACTGGGATAGGCTTGAGGAACTCAGGCTATATAGCTCATTGGAGAGAGTGCTGAGATGGCTTGATCATGTTATTCTCAGTACGTACACAGGGAAAAGATTTAATGGAGAGCTGCTTTACAAAGGCAAAGTGAGATCTGATTACCAGAAGCTGAGGCTTATCAAACTCAAACTGGAAATGAGCTACAAATTTCACTGAGTTAACCGCTGGAACGTTTCACCTTGGGATGGGTTGGAGGggattgcctgaaacctttgttTAGGATTGAAGTTATTTCTGCAGCAGAGATGCTTTAGTTTTACTGCAAAGACAAAACAGTGACAGAATTGTCTTGATGCTGCTGCTAATTTGAATTATGCACAGAATCAGACAGGATGTTTGTGAGTAGCCAGATCTAGTCTTAATGGTTTCAGATACCTACTTAAAAATGTGAGATGATTCCGGTTGGTGTAAGCTAActatcttctctctccttttgagGTGTCAAGGGTTGTTTTTCCAGTAATTTGGACCTTTTGAAGCACCTGCTTGCCTAATGCCATGAATATTGCAGTGAACAATGTGGAAGAAAAAGCTGTCCATTCCTGGTCGAGAATTTCCTCTGCAGGACAGAAAGTGCTGGAGGAAGCCCTCCGAGTCTTCAACCCAATGTCCAAGGACCTTTCAGACACAGAGACCCAGCTGGTGGCCTTTATTCAAGGCCTCAAGGAGGAAGGCTATCAGCCCACAATTCTAAGGAGTAAAGATGTATATGGTTACAATTCCTGTACAGCAGACACGCCTCATCAAACAAAAGAGAGCGCGCAGCGTGGTTCCACTGCCGCCAGCACCACGTCTGATTCCACTAAAACTCCAGCTAGAAACGCTGCAGCTGTGGCAAAGGTGTCTGCTTCGCCCACAAGCGTTTCAGTGAGCTCTTCTAAGGTCTCTGCTAAGCCTGTCTCTAAAGGCAATTCCACAAATCTGCTGCTGAACTCCCTAAAGCAGACAAGATCTGGCACATCCAAGGCCTCGGCAGTGGGCTTTCCTGCGAACATGTATCCGGATGTATATCCAGCAATGAGGCTGTCTGTGGTTCTGGAAGCTCTGGTGCCACTGAAAACGACTGCGTCCTGTTTGGAATCCAAGTACAAACAGGGGCGTCTTGGAATCTCGCCCTCAGACCTTAAACTCCTCAAGGCTTCGAGTCCACCAAGGCAGTCTTCCTCAGGCAAGACCACTAAAATAACAGAAGCTAAGGGGTATAAGCGTTTGATGAAGAAAGCACCAGATTCCGCCACCCTCACTTTAAATCTTCTGAAGGGACCAAAGGGTGGTGTGCTGCAGGAGAGTAATGCTTGCAAAGCCTCCGGAGTCCTGAATGGGAGACTGACGGGGAGCTCATCTCAAGGCTGCACTGTAGCACCGCAATCCAGGGCTTTGAAAATCAAAGCCAAGGAGGCTCTCGTGGGGAAAGCGGAGTGGAAAGATAGCGGCAGTCCCCAGGAGGCTGTCgggcagaagaggaaaagagctgCCGAGGTGAGAGAAGCaccacagaagaagaaagcaaatacCATTCCTGTCCAAAATAAACCTCAGCGGGCTCAGGGCACTGTGAACCTGCTGAAATTCCAGGCCATCAAGGTGGACAACTCTTCTGATGACGAAGTGAGGAGGAGAGCACAGAAGATTCTTAGGGTCAACCTGTCCCCTGTGATCCGAATTCATCCCTTGTCTCATTCTCACAGCGTCCcctgaatttcttcactttgacactTTTTTTGTAAGTAAGTAAATATAAGCCAGGCGCCGAGACTGTGGAGAAGTTTAAGAGCAACTTTGGATCTCTAGTGTCTGGTGACAATATGTCAACTAACACCTGCAGAGggagcagcctgctccagtgctgtTTCTGGCTGTCTACCACTGCTATGCAGATCTGACTGCATAAGGACAAAACCACAGGATGGTGACTCCTTGCCCACGGCGAGCCGAGCAGGTCAAAGCGTTCGCTTTCTGTGAGGTCTTTTCTAAACGTGGCAGGCTGTGCTCTCGTGCAGGGGGAGAACATACGACTTTCTCATGACGTTGATGCACTGTgatatttgctctttttcaaGCTGTACATTTACTGGTTTTATTTTGATCAAATTTTATAACTTTattatctatatatctatatatctatatatgtgcaTATTGCCCAGGAACTGTGGGAAGATGCACTTCCTCCACCCCTCTGGGATTGGGTTCAATAGCTtttgttccccctccccttcagCCAGTCTTTTTGTTGAAAGGTGCCAGGATTTCTTTGTGGTTCAGTGTTGTGACAGTCTGTTCTGGGCTCTCTTGAACAGCTCAGAAGCAGGCAGAATTATAGCCACTTGTTCATCTCCAAAAGCGCCATGCAATTTTGGAGAATTACCAGCGGATAGTTGAGTATAGTTTTAATCGTACTTTCGGTATTACCGCCGCACAAAAGCGGGGGTGTGTTACTGGGCCGTTGCCTGCAAGTCTGCCTGAAATTTCTAGGTGCCTCCTCCATTCGTTGGTAGCAGAAGCTCTAAACTCGTCTTACGGGTTTGCCGCAAAGAGCGATTCTGTCTCAGATCCCAGTGGTGTTTTACTCCCTTGGACCCTGGGTGCAAACTTAGAAGATGAACTTGTGACTGTTGCCAGCCTAAAAGCTGGAGTCGTTAATAGCAATTACTTACTCGTTCCTGCCCGCAGCTTAACTGCTTTGCTGTTGCTGAACGTTTCGGGAGCAGGTTGCAGGTGCCAGTAGAGAGGATACCTGCTGTGTTTGAATGTATTAGATACATCCCGCCTCTCCCCGAGGTCAGTGAAGTATTTGAGCCCaaatcaaagcagaaaagcagaagggtTGGGAGGATATACGCCAGCACTTAAATGTAGAGAGTTTCTTGCTATCAGTTTGTGGGGGTGAAGCAGTAGGAGAGGAGAATTACCCCACCATCATTATCATATCATGATGGATAACAGCTTTGCTGTTGTTTCTGGGATGTTGTGAGATGGTTTGTGGCAGGTGTGAAAGCTCTCTGACTGCAGGCTCTGCCTGTCCCCAGGAGGCACTGCAGAACCGCTGAAGACAGGCTGTGATTAGGCTTCCTGCGCCTGGGGGCATGTTGCTGGATGTGAACACAGACTGTACGCGGCCAGAGGTCGGGTTTCCTCTCTGCAGGGAGAGGAACTGCAAACTCCGTGAGAAACACTGATGTTCAAGCGGTCGGTGCTGCAGTGGCCACCTGGGAGGGATGACCTTCATAGTCTTACACATGACTGACTGTAAGATCCCGGTTTGGatactgcaaaagcaaaatatggCAGCTCGAGGAGAGGAAACGGCGTTAGGCCAAGCACAGGCCTGGCTCCTGTACCTTCAGACCTCTGCAGCGGCAGGCCAGTAATCCACTCGCTCTCTCACCAGCTCAAAATACCAGTTGTCTGACCTAGTGATCTGTGTGGACATTGGCTGCAAGGCTGAGCTCCTTTGGGAAACCACAGCTCCCTACCACATTCCAGCTCTTCTCTAGCACCTATCTGGATTTCAGTGCTTTGTAAAAAGGATCAGTTTCTGATCCCCAGCtcagagaggaaaactgaagCACGTAGAGGAGAAACAAGTTTCGCTAGGGAGCGAGAAACTGGGTGTCCTGAGGCACAGCCAGGGTTCTCCCGACTCGCCCAGGTAGGGCAGTGCTGTTAGCAGGGCGGACGTTTTCCCTCAGGAAATGGTTGCTCTGAATCGCACACTCGAGTTCCGAGTTGTTTTTGCTGCGCGTAACTGAGTTGCTGTCAAAGATCATAATTTGCTGCAGTGTTTGAGACTGACCTGTGAATGCCGCTGGCTGGCTGGAGAGCgggaggaaatattttcttctgcttctgtgtcTCAAAatgccctggcagagagcgcccCTTTCCTGACACGATGCTGGATGAGGAGAGACCCTCCATCACTGTTGCCCAGCCAAAGTTGCTTTGTCTCTTTTGTTTCCATCCCTTCAGATCCTTCTCATTCCCACGCTCTCAAATGCCAGGTCTTGAAGTCTTGCACTggagtttttctttttggctgtttCCTGAGGAGGGCTCTGAACTCCAGCCTGTACTATCGCTGCCTGACAAGCTGCTCTTGTGGCTTCCCCTTGTTCCCAACCCCATATAAGGGCACCAAGAACTGTCTCCGGAGCCTCTTTCTGTGCAGCGAGCAGACGTCCCAGCTGAATGCCTGGGCTCtgggaggaagagcagctggaTTCAGGTTGAGgttgcttttcttcctgcctgAATAGCCTCCAAGAAGCTGAGCACCTGAGGCCAACGCATCAGGatgcaccctttgcctttgtcatacttctctctgcaggctcgctcccttcctccccgctGTTCTGTCACCTCTTGTGTTTCACCAGTCTGAATCTTTGCCAGTCACAGACTTGGCTTATACTATTGCTAAACACATCAAGCAGAACATACTGCCTTAGCAGGGCTGTGCCTTTCTAGGCACTGAGCTGAGTTCTGAGAACACTTGATGATGATGGCTCGCCTGGTATCCTCCCCAGGCCACCAGCATAACGGTCTTCTGCTCCATAAAGAGAGGTGGGcgttaaaaatatttgtgtactAGGGCTGTATCACTGAGGCTCCTGAGAGGGAATTAGGCACCCAGTAACTCTGCTTAGAGGCTTGCCCGTGATCAGTCAAATCTCTGGCACCTTTTCTGCACGTCTGTACTAGGGACCGCAGGGCACCTGAGCTAACTGGGCAGCACTGGAGCAATCAGGGTTTAGATCTAGTTTGCTGAATGTCTTTCACACTGATTCGGTGCTGTCCTGATGTCTCTTCTTCTGACTTTGGAATTTGGCTGGAAGGAGTGCAGTTTGTTAATCGCAGAGGGTTTTTATAGCCTCTTGTGCCAATGTCAGCAAGTGCTGCCTGGCAGTTATTCCCAGTGAGTCCAGCGTTGGCATATGGGGTCCCTGCAACCTGTTAGTGGTAGGTTTTGCAGTCCTTAGTCTTGCGGCTGTGTGCAGGTGCTCCTGGCATCCAGGTCCTTTGACACCGATGTGcaggaggctgcagaaggggctgtGCTGTAACTGCATTTTGGCTGGTGTTTAGGGAAGATCAAGGGTTTGATCAAAACAGAAGTCTAAGACTTGATCTAACCGGAGATCTCaggtggtcccttccaacctacatttTTCTATCACTACAATTAGATCATTTGCCTTCCAGGGACCTGCAGCGGCAGAAACTGGCACAGCAGGTAAAGAATGTCTTACCTGGAGTGCTCTGGGCTCTGCCGAGTGTGCTGTATGCAGGTTGTTCAGACCTGTTTCTGTATTAGTCACTTTGAATTCATCCAAGTGCCTAACCTGGCCTGTGCT
It encodes the following:
- the CCDC71 gene encoding coiled-coil domain-containing protein 71, with product MNIAVNNVEEKAVHSWSRISSAGQKVLEEALRVFNPMSKDLSDTETQLVAFIQGLKEEGYQPTILRSKDVYGYNSCTADTPHQTKESAQRGSTAASTTSDSTKTPARNAAAVAKVSASPTSVSVSSSKVSAKPVSKGNSTNLLLNSLKQTRSGTSKASAVGFPANMYPDVYPAMRLSVVLEALVPLKTTASCLESKYKQGRLGISPSDLKLLKASSPPRQSSSGKTTKITEAKGYKRLMKKAPDSATLTLNLLKGPKGGVLQESNACKASGVLNGRLTGSSSQGCTVAPQSRALKIKAKEALVGKAEWKDSGSPQEAVGQKRKRAAEVREAPQKKKANTIPVQNKPQRAQGTVNLLKFQAIKVDNSSDDEVRRRAQKILRVNLSPVIRIHPLSHSHSVP
- the LOC104150800 gene encoding uncharacterized protein translates to MSGRAARRRLVLHVDLNNTVVAADAVSGQGPRAALNSFLSTVTWGGAGPAGEWQWASDRPSLGPPCPGAVSYYCRYGRDPAFTELGPGQRFGGLHAHHLQLLEWPGKPHKVFSAQGEENKHYHLILPSFFRLVDTLHREGRSFAVVFRTFGTDLPRALRAVHCALAGQHPQFPGLRDVALSVDLTPGQIRCGKREVVLSRGSERLSTREDGRKLYNYFSSFEGIGGFQDHFDWWARNQFSSQGGKPLWIDPHDPSVQHIFIDDNIRLDDTDTIVHPQVFSERGSSSPRCAPTSELYDICLVQTHLLEAIADENYFLRCVQRCEENYDRYLACVENGSPSQLWDGQ